In Ictidomys tridecemlineatus isolate mIctTri1 unplaced genomic scaffold, mIctTri1.hap1 Scaffold_85, whole genome shotgun sequence, one DNA window encodes the following:
- the LOC144374738 gene encoding axin interactor, dorsalization-associated protein-like, translated as MSFLKNILTYNKEFPFDVQPSPLRRILAPGEEEHLEFEEDEEEGGAGAGSPNSFPARVPGTLLPRLPSEPGMTLLTIRIEKIGLKDAGQCIDPYITVSVKDLNGIDLTPVQDTPVASRKEDTYVHFNVDIELQKHIEKLTKGAAIFFEFKHYKLTKRFTSTKCFAFMEMDEIKPGPTVIEL; from the exons ATGTCTT tcctaaaaaatattctcacatataataaagaatttccatttgatgttcagcctagcccattaag gagaattttagcccctggtgaggaagagcatttggaatttgaagaagatgaagaagaaggtggtgctggagcagggtctcctaattcttttcctgctagagtgcctg gtactttattaccaaggttgccatcagaaccgggaatgacattactcactatcaggattgagaaaattggtctgaaagacgctggacagtgcatcgatccctatattacagttagtgtaaagg atctgaatggcatagatttaactcctgtgcaagatactcctgtggcttcaagaaaagaagatacatatgttcattttaatgtggacattgagctccagaagcatattgaaaaattaaccaaag gtgcagctatcttctttgaattcaaacactacaagcttacaaaaaggtttaccagcaccaaatgttttgctttcatggagatggatgagattaaacctgggccaactgtaatagaactgtaa